A stretch of DNA from Alteromonas gilva:
TTGTTATACGAACGCGAGTAAAAATGCTTGGCTAAACTTAGCGACGAAGGAGCGCAAGCCAAGCGTTTTACGTCCTTTTGAGTAAATTGTTATATACCGTTATTTAGTTTTCGGACATGGTTTTTCTGATCCAATCACTATAAGTAGAAATTCTGACCTGGTAAGACTTTTTTCCGTAATGACCAGCCGCAAACTCTTCTAAATTTCCCTCAATATAGTCCCAGCTAAACAAGGCAACTAAATATTTTTTTCCTTCAACGGCCATAATCAAAGGGCCACCGCTATCACCGGAACCGTCAATCCCTTCAAGGTCAAGAGCTTTTTCACCGGAGTCAAAAGTGATTGATAACCAATTAGTATGGGCTTCTTCAATTCTATTTTGCAGAAGTCTAAATTTTCCCTGAGTTCCTTGAATAGAACCAGTTATACCATTTCCCGTTGTCCCTCTGCCATACCCTGTTATTACTTGGTTGAGCTCTTTGTTTTCAGAATATATGTCAATGGGGGCGCTATCTGGTAAGTCAGAACTTAACTTTACTAAAGCAATATCGTGGGCAGTCATCATAAAGTCCATTAAATCAGAAGCGTCCCCACTTAACATGCTCTCAGGAATATCCGTTATACCGGGATGGATGATTACCTTTTCTACTTCAACTTCGTATTCGCCGATTTGTAGTGTTTTATCAATAATATTTGGTGGTAAAAGGTGTGCTACCGTCACGACCCAATTAGGAGCTATCAAAGCACCATGCCCGCCATCTGGCATATCGACGAAAAACGATGGTGTTTTTTCTAATTCATACTTGCTAGCTTGAACATCATGGCGAACGACTATCGCCAAACTATCGAAGGAAAATATTAGTATGCAGGCTAAGTATATATATTGAATGACTTTCATTTAATTTCCCTATTTATGTTTTTATTAGACTTGCGAAGAAGTTTATTCTTTGAGGTATATAACGCCCGCTTAAGTGGTGAGCAACGCTACCACAACACTCAATCATTACACCGTAAACACACAAGCCGAATCAAACCAAAACCGCCGAGCGTTGCGAATCCGTCTTAAAGCGTTTGTTATATGTTTGGTCACACCTTATCCGCAAAATAAGCCATGATTTCTTCTGTAGTCATTTCCTTAGTCTCGTTGGCAAAGCAATAATAGCTCGGGCGCATGTCACTAAAATATTGCATATCCATTTCCAACCCTTCTAGATTTGGAAATAAACCCACTGGCATATTGTACTCGCCTGTTTCTTTAAACTTATAGAACAGATGAGTTCCACACTCAGTACAAAAACCACGAGAAGCCCAAGAGGATGATTTGTACATTTTTACCTTATCATCACCTTCAATTTTCACTTGAGTACCACATTTCACCGCAAAGAATGGCGCACCTCCCCAAGTTCTGCACGATTGGCAGTGACACACTGTAAACTTAGGATTTACGTTTTCAGCGGTAATTTTTACAGCACCACAAAGACAGCTAGCCTTAGACATTGAGATAACTCCTAAATTGATGAAACATATAACACCCGCATAACGGGCAAAAATACGTAGGCTACAATACCAAGCGAAGCGCAGGGAGCCTACGTGTTGTTGTCCCAGCGAGCCCGCGAGCGAGTTTATGCGTTTGTTAGTTGCCGTAAATTCAATGGGTGTGCTAACATTTGTGTGTACATTTCATAAGGAGTTTACCATGGATACCCGTATTCAGTTTAGAGTAGATGAAGAAACTAAACGGCTAGCTCAGATAATGGCCGAAAGCCAAGGACGCACTTTAAGTGACGCTTGTAGAGAGCTTACGGAAGAACTCGCTGAACAGCAACGAAAAATAATTACTCATGATCAGTGGCTTACTGAAGAGATTAATGCTGCGTTCAGCAAATTAGAAAGTGGGCAAAGCAAGTTCGTCAGTCATGAAGAAGCGAACTTGGACATGGAAGCTCGAAAAATGAAAATTAGGAATAAAGCCAAAAAATGATCTTATGGGAAAAAAGCTCGTTGGACGATCGTGAGGCTATTTTCGAGTTTTTATACGAATTTAACCCATTAGCAGCAGAAAAAACGGATGCAATAATTGAGAAAAAAATTGAAAACTTGAACCAGCAACCTCTTATGGGAGTGGAGAGAGAGGGTATACCGGGAAGATTGTTAATAATTCCAGAGGTTTCAATGATTGTTTCATATTTCATAAAAGACGACATTATTCACATTCTTCGAGTTTTACACCAAAAGCAAAAATTTCCTGTAGGCAACTAACGCCCCAAGAAGGGGCAA
This window harbors:
- a CDS encoding trypsin-like serine protease; this translates as MKVIQYIYLACILIFSFDSLAIVVRHDVQASKYELEKTPSFFVDMPDGGHGALIAPNWVVTVAHLLPPNIIDKTLQIGEYEVEVEKVIIHPGITDIPESMLSGDASDLMDFMMTAHDIALVKLSSDLPDSAPIDIYSENKELNQVITGYGRGTTGNGITGSIQGTQGKFRLLQNRIEEAHTNWLSITFDSGEKALDLEGIDGSGDSGGPLIMAVEGKKYLVALFSWDYIEGNLEEFAAGHYGKKSYQVRISTYSDWIRKTMSEN
- a CDS encoding GFA family protein; this translates as MSMSKASCLCGAVKITAENVNPKFTVCHCQSCRTWGGAPFFAVKCGTQVKIEGDDKVKMYKSSSWASRGFCTECGTHLFYKFKETGEYNMPVGLFPNLEGLEMDMQYFSDMRPSYYCFANETKEMTTEEIMAYFADKV
- a CDS encoding damage-inducible protein J — its product is MDTRIQFRVDEETKRLAQIMAESQGRTLSDACRELTEELAEQQRKIITHDQWLTEEINAAFSKLESGQSKFVSHEEANLDMEARKMKIRNKAKK
- a CDS encoding type II toxin-antitoxin system RelE/ParE family toxin; amino-acid sequence: MILWEKSSLDDREAIFEFLYEFNPLAAEKTDAIIEKKIENLNQQPLMGVEREGIPGRLLIIPEVSMIVSYFIKDDIIHILRVLHQKQKFPVGN